The DNA segment ACGCTCCGGGCTCGATCTGTCAGCCGACAAGCAATATCTGGTCGAGAGCCGGCTGGTGCCGCTCGCGCGCAAGGCTGGCCTTGCGGGCATCAGCGAGCTCGTTCAGAAGATGAAGGCGGGAGCCGCCGAGCCGTTGATTGCGGAAGTGGTCGAGGCCATGACCACCAACGAGACCTTCTTCTTCCGCGACAAGACGCCGTTCGATCATCTGAAGGACACGATGCTGCCGGCGGTATTGCAGGCGCGCGCGGCGCGGCGTGCCCTGCGCATCTGGTGCGCGGCTTCTTCCACGGGACAGGAGCCGTATTCGATCGCGATGTGTCTGAAGGGCCTGGGCGCGGCGCTCGCGGGCTGGAAGATCGACATCGTGGCGACCGACCTGTCGCTGGGCGTTCTGGAAAAATCCAAGGCCGGCATCTTCAGCCAGTTCGAAGTGCAGCGCGGCCTGCCGATTCAGCTTCTGGTCAAGCATTTTACGCAAGTCGGCGATATGTGGCAGCTCAATGCCGATATCCGTTCGATGGTGCAGCACCGCCAGCTCAACCTGCTTCAGGATTTCGGTCACCTCGGAACCTTCGACATCATCTTCTGCCGCAACGTGCTGATCTATTTCGACCAGGATACCAAGGCCGGCATTTTCGAGCGCATGGCGAAGCTGGTCGACACCGACGGCTTCCTGGTGTTAGGGGCCGCCGAATCCGTGGTCGGCATCTCCGACGCCTTCAAGCCGTTTCCCGAGCGGCGCGGGCTCTATCGCCCGAATTCGGCGCGGACCGTCAGGCCCGGCCTGGCCGGTGCGATGCCGCAACGGGCGGCTGCGCTCGCGGCGCGATAGCCGCGGCGTTCGCCGCAAGCGCTGAAATGGCTTCGACGTGAGCCTGAACGACTGAAACGGAAGCCTATCCGAACGGCGCGCCGGCTATTCGGAAGATGATCGGGCCGGCAATCAGCAAACCGAGCAGCAACGCACGGGCTCTCGGTCTGTCGATCGCATCGAGCAACACCAGGTTCGCCAGCGGAATGATGGCCAGCAGCGGCAGGTAGTAGCGCGGATAGGCGCTCGTCAGCCAGCCGAACTCGATATGCAGCCGGTAGGCGAAGATGCCGTGGATCATCAACGTCGCGGCAAAGGCGAGGCAGCCGGCCACGACGATGATGTCGAGCGGCTCTGCCTTTGCGCCTACGGTTCGCCGAACCGCCAGAGCAAGGCCCGCGAAGGCG comes from the Bradyrhizobium erythrophlei genome and includes:
- a CDS encoding CheR family methyltransferase; translated protein: MTPLDYEFLRKLLKERSGLDLSADKQYLVESRLVPLARKAGLAGISELVQKMKAGAAEPLIAEVVEAMTTNETFFFRDKTPFDHLKDTMLPAVLQARAARRALRIWCAASSTGQEPYSIAMCLKGLGAALAGWKIDIVATDLSLGVLEKSKAGIFSQFEVQRGLPIQLLVKHFTQVGDMWQLNADIRSMVQHRQLNLLQDFGHLGTFDIIFCRNVLIYFDQDTKAGIFERMAKLVDTDGFLVLGAAESVVGISDAFKPFPERRGLYRPNSARTVRPGLAGAMPQRAAALAAR